In one Pempheris klunzingeri isolate RE-2024b chromosome 8, fPemKlu1.hap1, whole genome shotgun sequence genomic region, the following are encoded:
- the nop2 gene encoding 28S rRNA (cytosine(4447)-C(5))-methyltransferase isoform X2, with amino-acid sequence MGRKLDPTNKVKRGPGKKSRKQQGAETELAKFINDEEETGTKRLSSRGRKRAAKRAQNLKKPKDATEEQSKTGFTDENSKWLTPAKRKRKIDEPESEDDSEEHWEEEEDEEEQQQQQQQQKKKIEERKKGAKLGVKEGEDDEEEEDDDDDDDGVEEDDDDDEEEKKSDADMDEEDTLQTNIDEMETFRLPGPEEREKEGVLPLDLKTIHQRIKDNIDVLCNFSQKREEGKERAEYISLLTKDLCTYYSYNNFLIEKLIDLFPLSELVDFLEANEIQRPVTIRTNTLKTRRRDLAQALINRGVNLDPLGKWSKVGLVIYDSSVPVGATPEYLSGQYMLQGASSFLPVMALSPQEGELVLDMSSAPGGKTTYIAQLMRNTGVIVANDANADRLKSVVGNIHRLGVTNTVVCNYDGRQFPKVMGGFDRVLLDAPCSGTGVIAKDPAVKTSKDEADIQRSAHLQKELILSAIDSVNAESPTGGYLVYCTCSIMVEENEWVVDYALKKRNVKLVPTGLDFGKEGFTRFKERRFHPSLRLSRRFYPHSHNMDGFFVAKLKKFSNVIPTTPGGKEDEMADAPEATVVTESPEEKPSKSDKTKKIVTGKAGALKKKTQTNGTAAKKTANASPKGKKDLPAGPKKAKIAKMDGETVKGAEAKKPAVKTAAESKASKADKKEGNRFEKKDGRQKKGPKKAKHRIGKNKFKKLKHMLQKQDTE; translated from the exons ATGGGGCGAAAGTTGGATCCCACCAATAAGGTGAAGAGAGGCCCGGGGAAGAAATCCAGGAAGCAACAAGGAGCAGAGACAGAGTTGGCCAAGTTTATAAATGATGAGG AGGAAACCGGAACAAAACGGCTGTCGAGTCGAGGCAGGAAAAG AGCTGCAAAAAGAGCCCAGAATTTGAAAAAGCCTAAGGATGCTACAGAGGAACAGTCCAAGACAG GATTCACTGATGAGAACAGCAAATGGTTGACACCAGCAAAGAGGAAGCGCAAAATTGATGAACCTGAAAGTGAGGATGACAGTGAAGAAcactgggaggaagaggaagatgaggaggagcagcagcagcagcagcagcagcagaagaagaagatagaggaaagaaagaagggtGCCAAATTGGGGGTGAAAGAAGGGGAGgacgacgaggaggaggaggatgacgacgacgacgatgatggtg tggaagaagatgatgatgatgatgaagaggagaaaaaatcAGACGCTGACATGGATGAGGAAGACACTCTACAAACCAACATAGATGAAATGGAAACATTCAGGCTGCCTGGACCAGAGGAAAGGGAGAAGGAAG GTGTCCTGCCTCTAGACCTGAAGACGATCCATCAAAGAATAAAGGACAACATTGATGTCCTTTGTAATTTCTCCCAaaaaagggaggaggggaaagagagagcagagtacATCTCTCTTCTGACGAAGGATCTCTGTACCTATTACAGCTACAACAACTTCCTAATTGAGAAATTAATCGacctctttcctctttcagaG CTGGTTGATTTCCTTGAGGCCAATGAAATTCAGAGACCTGTCACTATTCGGACCAACACGCTGAAAACGAGGAGACGGGATCTTGCACAG GCGTTGATTAACAGAGGAGTGAACCTGGACCCACTGGGGAAATGGTCTAAAGTAGGTTTGGTCATCTATGACTCCTCAGTACCAGTAG GTGCGACACCAGAGTATCTGTCTGGTCAGTACATGCTGCAAGGAGCTTCCAGTTTTCTGCCCGTGATGGCGCTCTCTCCACAGGAGGGAGAGTTGGTGCTGGACATGAGCTCAGCTCCAGGAGGCAAAACAACCTATATTG CTCAGCTGATGAGGAACACCGGGGTGATCGTGGCTAACGACGCCAACGCTGACAGACTGAAGAGCGTGGTGGGAAACATCCACCGTCTGGGGGTCACCAACACTGTTGTCTGCAACTACGATGGAAGGCAGTTCCCAAAG GTAATGGGTGGGTTTGATAGAGTGCTGCTTGATGCTCCATGCTCAGGCACTGGAGTCATCGCCAAAGATCCAGCTGTGAAGACCAGCAAG GACGAGGCAGACATCCAGCGCTCTGCTCACTTGCAGAAAGAACTGATTCTATCCGCCATCGACTCTGTCAACGCCGAGTCTCCCACAGGAGGATATCTGGTCTACTGCACATGCTCAATAATG GTGGAGGAGAATGAATGGGTGGTGGACTACGCTTTAAAGAAAAGGAACGTCAAACTAGTTCCCACAGGACTCGACTTTGGCAAGGAGGGCTTCACCAG GTTCAAAGAGCGCAGATTCCATCCTTCTCTGCGACTGTCTCGGCGATTCTACCCTCACTCCCACAACATGGATGGGTTTTTTGTGGCCAAGCTCAAGAAATTCTCTAATGTAATTCCAACTACACCAGGAGGAAAAG AAGATGAAATGGCAGACGCTCCTGAGGCCACGGTTGTTACAGAATCTCCAGAAGAGAAACCATCCAAAAGTGACAAGACAAAGAAGATTGTCACGGGGAAGGCAGGTGCCTTAAAGAAGAAAACCCAAACCAATGGAACAGCAGCCAAGAAAACGGCAAACGCCAGCCCGAAAGGCAAAAAGGACTTACCCGCTGGACCAAAAAAGGCAAAGATCGCcaagatggatggagagacTGTGAAAGGGGCAGAGGCCAAGAAGCCCGCAGTGAAGACAGCTGCTGAAAGTAAAGCATCAAAGGCTGACAAAAAGGAAGGGAACAGATTTGAGAAAAAGGACGGCAGACAGAAGAAAGGACCCAAGAAGGCCAAGCACAGGATTGGAAAGAACAAATTCAAAAAGTTGAAGCACATGTTACAAAAACAAGATACAGAGTGA
- the nop2 gene encoding 28S rRNA (cytosine(4447)-C(5))-methyltransferase isoform X1: protein MGRKLDPTNKVKRGPGKKSRKQQGAETELAKFINDEEETGTKRLSSRGRKRAAKRAQNLKKPKDATEEQSKTGFTDENSKWLTPAKRKRKIDEPESEDDSEEHWEEEEDEEEQQQQQQQQKKKIEERKKGAKLGVKEGEDDEEEEDDDDDDDGGDDDDEDDDEMVDDYGTLDGGSDEEAAEEESDEEELLPIERAAKKAKKLKETMALGSDDDDDDDDDEVEEDDDDDEEEKKSDADMDEEDTLQTNIDEMETFRLPGPEEREKEGVLPLDLKTIHQRIKDNIDVLCNFSQKREEGKERAEYISLLTKDLCTYYSYNNFLIEKLIDLFPLSELVDFLEANEIQRPVTIRTNTLKTRRRDLAQALINRGVNLDPLGKWSKVGLVIYDSSVPVGATPEYLSGQYMLQGASSFLPVMALSPQEGELVLDMSSAPGGKTTYIAQLMRNTGVIVANDANADRLKSVVGNIHRLGVTNTVVCNYDGRQFPKVMGGFDRVLLDAPCSGTGVIAKDPAVKTSKDEADIQRSAHLQKELILSAIDSVNAESPTGGYLVYCTCSIMVEENEWVVDYALKKRNVKLVPTGLDFGKEGFTRFKERRFHPSLRLSRRFYPHSHNMDGFFVAKLKKFSNVIPTTPGGKEDEMADAPEATVVTESPEEKPSKSDKTKKIVTGKAGALKKKTQTNGTAAKKTANASPKGKKDLPAGPKKAKIAKMDGETVKGAEAKKPAVKTAAESKASKADKKEGNRFEKKDGRQKKGPKKAKHRIGKNKFKKLKHMLQKQDTE from the exons ATGGGGCGAAAGTTGGATCCCACCAATAAGGTGAAGAGAGGCCCGGGGAAGAAATCCAGGAAGCAACAAGGAGCAGAGACAGAGTTGGCCAAGTTTATAAATGATGAGG AGGAAACCGGAACAAAACGGCTGTCGAGTCGAGGCAGGAAAAG AGCTGCAAAAAGAGCCCAGAATTTGAAAAAGCCTAAGGATGCTACAGAGGAACAGTCCAAGACAG GATTCACTGATGAGAACAGCAAATGGTTGACACCAGCAAAGAGGAAGCGCAAAATTGATGAACCTGAAAGTGAGGATGACAGTGAAGAAcactgggaggaagaggaagatgaggaggagcagcagcagcagcagcagcagcagaagaagaagatagaggaaagaaagaagggtGCCAAATTGGGGGTGAAAGAAGGGGAGgacgacgaggaggaggaggatgacgacgacgacgatgatggtggtgatgatgatgatgaagatgatgatgaaatggTTGACGACTACGGTACACTAGATGGTGGCAGTGACGAagaagcagctgaagaagaaagCGATGAAGAAGAA CTTCTTCCCATTGAGCGTGCAGCCAAGAAAGCGAAAAAGCTGAAGGAAACCATGGCTCTAGGGagtgatgacgatgatgatgatgatgatgatgaagtggaagaagatgatgatgatgatgaagaggagaaaaaatcAGACGCTGACATGGATGAGGAAGACACTCTACAAACCAACATAGATGAAATGGAAACATTCAGGCTGCCTGGACCAGAGGAAAGGGAGAAGGAAG GTGTCCTGCCTCTAGACCTGAAGACGATCCATCAAAGAATAAAGGACAACATTGATGTCCTTTGTAATTTCTCCCAaaaaagggaggaggggaaagagagagcagagtacATCTCTCTTCTGACGAAGGATCTCTGTACCTATTACAGCTACAACAACTTCCTAATTGAGAAATTAATCGacctctttcctctttcagaG CTGGTTGATTTCCTTGAGGCCAATGAAATTCAGAGACCTGTCACTATTCGGACCAACACGCTGAAAACGAGGAGACGGGATCTTGCACAG GCGTTGATTAACAGAGGAGTGAACCTGGACCCACTGGGGAAATGGTCTAAAGTAGGTTTGGTCATCTATGACTCCTCAGTACCAGTAG GTGCGACACCAGAGTATCTGTCTGGTCAGTACATGCTGCAAGGAGCTTCCAGTTTTCTGCCCGTGATGGCGCTCTCTCCACAGGAGGGAGAGTTGGTGCTGGACATGAGCTCAGCTCCAGGAGGCAAAACAACCTATATTG CTCAGCTGATGAGGAACACCGGGGTGATCGTGGCTAACGACGCCAACGCTGACAGACTGAAGAGCGTGGTGGGAAACATCCACCGTCTGGGGGTCACCAACACTGTTGTCTGCAACTACGATGGAAGGCAGTTCCCAAAG GTAATGGGTGGGTTTGATAGAGTGCTGCTTGATGCTCCATGCTCAGGCACTGGAGTCATCGCCAAAGATCCAGCTGTGAAGACCAGCAAG GACGAGGCAGACATCCAGCGCTCTGCTCACTTGCAGAAAGAACTGATTCTATCCGCCATCGACTCTGTCAACGCCGAGTCTCCCACAGGAGGATATCTGGTCTACTGCACATGCTCAATAATG GTGGAGGAGAATGAATGGGTGGTGGACTACGCTTTAAAGAAAAGGAACGTCAAACTAGTTCCCACAGGACTCGACTTTGGCAAGGAGGGCTTCACCAG GTTCAAAGAGCGCAGATTCCATCCTTCTCTGCGACTGTCTCGGCGATTCTACCCTCACTCCCACAACATGGATGGGTTTTTTGTGGCCAAGCTCAAGAAATTCTCTAATGTAATTCCAACTACACCAGGAGGAAAAG AAGATGAAATGGCAGACGCTCCTGAGGCCACGGTTGTTACAGAATCTCCAGAAGAGAAACCATCCAAAAGTGACAAGACAAAGAAGATTGTCACGGGGAAGGCAGGTGCCTTAAAGAAGAAAACCCAAACCAATGGAACAGCAGCCAAGAAAACGGCAAACGCCAGCCCGAAAGGCAAAAAGGACTTACCCGCTGGACCAAAAAAGGCAAAGATCGCcaagatggatggagagacTGTGAAAGGGGCAGAGGCCAAGAAGCCCGCAGTGAAGACAGCTGCTGAAAGTAAAGCATCAAAGGCTGACAAAAAGGAAGGGAACAGATTTGAGAAAAAGGACGGCAGACAGAAGAAAGGACCCAAGAAGGCCAAGCACAGGATTGGAAAGAACAAATTCAAAAAGTTGAAGCACATGTTACAAAAACAAGATACAGAGTGA